The following proteins are co-located in the Synchiropus splendidus isolate RoL2022-P1 chromosome 14, RoL_Sspl_1.0, whole genome shotgun sequence genome:
- the LOC128770865 gene encoding aquaporin-9-like, which yields MEQQHQQRSMRRRCALKHGIFKEFLAEFLGTFVLVLFGCGSVAQTVLSRNSLGEPLTVHIGFSVGLMMAAYVSGGVSGGHVNPAVSLAMVILGKLKIWKFPFYVIAQFLGAFAGAAAVFGLYYDAFMDFTSGIFSVTGINATGHIFASYPARHLSILGGFIDQVVGTGMLVLCILAIIDGGNIGAPKGVEPLAIGLIIMAIGVSMGLNCGYPLNPARDLGPRLFTAVAGWGMDVFSTADYWWWIPVAGPMVGGVVAAVLYYLLIELHHHHEEPDKTPEEEEEEEDEEDDDNSLKDKYEMITMS from the exons ATGGAACAGCAACACCAGCAGAGAAGCATGAGGCGACGCTGCGCTCTGAAACATGGAATATTTAAGGAATTCCTGGCAGAATTCCTGGGCACTTTCGTCTTGGTC TTGTTCGGCTGCGGATCGGTGGCTCAAACCGTCCTGAGTCGGAACAGTCTGGGCGAGCCGCTCACTGTCCACATCGGCTTCTCTGTGGGACTCATGATGGCTGCGTACGTGTCCGGCGGAGTCTCTG GGGGTCACGTGAACCCTGCGGTGTCTCTGGCCATGGTGATTCTGGGAAAACTGAAGATCTGGAAGTTTCCCTTCTATGTCATCGCTCAGTTCCTTGGAGCTtttgcaggagctgctgcagtcTTTGGGTTGTACTACG ATGCCTTCATGGACTTCACCAGTGGCATATTTTCGGTGACGGGAATCAACGCCACTGGCCACATCTTTGCCTCCTACCCCGCGCGACACCTGTCCATCCTCGGCGGCTTCATTGACCAG GTGGTTGGGACTGGCATGTTGGTCTTGTGCATCCTGGCCATCATCGACGGAGGAAACATCGGCGCCCCCAAAGGAGTGGAGCCGCTGGCCATCGGCCTGATCATCATGGCCATCGGCGTGTCCATGGGCTTGAACTGTGGCTACCCCCTCAACCCCGCCAGAGACCTGGGACCCCGGCTGTTCACAGCTGTGGCCGGGTGGGGCATGGATGTCTTCAG CACCGCTGACTACTGGTGGTGGATCCCCGTGGCCGGACCCATGGTGGGCGGGGTGGTGGCAGCGGTGCTGTACTACCTACTCATCGAGCTGCACCACCACCACGAGGAACCAGACAAGAcccctgaggaggaggaggaagaggaggatgaggaggatgacgaCAACAGTCTGAAGGATAAGTACGAGATGATCACCATGAGTTAA